The Pogona vitticeps strain Pit_001003342236 chromosome 3, PviZW2.1, whole genome shotgun sequence genome includes a window with the following:
- the ATP13A3 gene encoding polyamine-transporting ATPase 13A3 isoform X4 produces MLGAIFRRESLRGTGRRPTGHRRSLREPEAEELRVTLIMEKEEKVINKGEEDEMKICGYNLCRWKLALVALGALCTGGFLLLLLYWMPEWRVKATCQRAPLRGCGVVLLRTTDEFQLWFCAKVRVVLSLGRHPLQAPECMSEKMTNGCSGPLSLPTTFKENDRDLSSRGSLAHLQEIRYFTHHSVKYFWNDGTQSFGSMKGLDDEATPCSSIHGEHSIGLTKGIRDYRKLFYGVNEIAVKVPSILKLLIKEVLNPFYIFQLFSVILWSTDEYYYYAAAIVIMSLISVVSSLYTIRKQYMVLHDMVAAHSVVRVSVSRANQGVEEILSTDLVPGDVIVVPLNGMIMPCDAVLVSGTCIVNESMLTGESVPVTKTNLPNPTEDPKGVADEVYSPEGHRRHTLFCGTTVIQTRFYAGELVKAVVVRTGFSTAKGQLVRSILYPKPTDFKLYRDAYLFLLCLVGVAGVGFLYTIVISILNKVSAHIIIIESLDIITITIPPALPAAMTAGIVYAQRRLKRVGIFCISPQRINICGQLNLVCFDKTGTLTEDGLDLWGIQRVEKACFLLPEGSACSERLVRSPFVACMATCHSLTKIEGALSGDPLDLKMFEATGWILEEATEEETALHNQIMPTVVRPPKQLLPDSKPAADKEMELFELPASYEIGIVRQFPFSSALQRMCVVARALGQKRMDAYVKGAPEVVAGLCKHETVPVDFERVLEEYTRQGFRVIALAHRKMESRLTWHKVQHVGRDAIEGNMDFLGLIVMQNKLKQETPAVLADLRKANIRTVMVTGDNMLTAVSVARDCGMVLPQDQVIVAEALPPRDGQPARINWHYANALAKGPDSSPAIDSEEIPIKLAHESLEEVHAAKYHFAMDGKSFAVIQEHFQDLMPKLVLHGTVFARMAPDQKTQLVEALQNVDYYVGMCGDGANDCGALKRAHGGISLSELEASVASPFTSRTASISCVPSLIREGRAALITSFCVFKFMALYSIIQYVSVTLLYSIQSNLGDFQFLFIDLALILVVVFTMSLNPAWKELVARRPPSGLISGTLLCSVLSQILISLGFQALGFLWVRHQPWYEVWTPLSDACSLPKAPSDNASSSQTRNKSDLNEHNIQNYENTTVFFISSFQYLIVAVAFSKGKPFRQPCYRNHLFVISLVVLYAFMLLVLLHPVASIDWFLELVCVPYSWRLTLLLLVAINAFVSLLVEAFLLDFLLWRALFSGDKRGEPWLAAVASSSSSSSSSSSSSSSHRLPQETSARWRGFPLPALLGFQKKPPKARYAHLAQELLVDPTWPPKPCSTTEAKTHPPAHGNGSCQMITIT; encoded by the exons ATGCTGGGGGCCATTTTCCGGAGAGAGAGTCTTCGGGGAACCGGGAGACGACCCACTGGCCACAG gAGGAGTCTTCGTGAGCCAGAGGCTGAGGAGCTCCGGGTCACGCTGAtcatggagaaggaggagaaagtcaTCAACAAAGGGGAAGAAGATGAGATG AAGATCTGCGGCTACAACCTCTGCCGGTGGAAGCTGGCCCTGGTGGCGCTGGGCGCACTCTGCACCGGcggtttcctcctcctcctcctctactggATGCCCGAGTGGAGGGTGAAAGCGACGTGCCAGAGGGCTCCGCTGAGGGGCTGTGGCGTGGTGCTGCTGCGGACCACG GATGAATTCCAGCTGTGGTTTTGTGCAAAGGTGCGCGTTGTGCTCTCTCTGGGACGCCACCCTTTGCAAGCTCCAGAATGCATGTCCGAGAAGATGACCAATGGCTGCAGTGGCCCCTTGAGCCTCCCAACGACCTTCAAGGAGAATGACCGAGACCTGAGCAGCAGAGGCTCCCTGGCCCACTTGCAGGAG ATTCGCTATTTCACCCACCACAGTGTGAAGTATTTCTGGAATGATGGGACCCAGAGCTTCGGCTCCATGAA GGGTCTGGATGATGAGGCCACCCCTTGCTCTTCAATTCACGGTGAACACAGCATAGGACTGACCAAAGGAATCCGGGACTACAG AAAATTATTCTATGGAGTAAATGAAATTGCCGTGAAAGTGCcttccattttaaaactgttaatTAAGGAG GTCCTCAACCCGTTCTACATTTTCCAGCTGTTTAGTGTGATCTTGTGGAGCACTGACGAGTATTATTACTACGCAGCAGCCATTGTGATCATGTCGCTCATATCGGTTGTGAGCTCTCTGTACACCATCCGGAAG CAATATATGGTGCTCCACGACATGGTGGCGGCTCACAGCGTCGTCCGGGTGTCGGTCAGCAGAGCGAACCAAG GTGTGGAGGAGATCCTCTCCACGGACCTTGTGCCCGGAGACGTCATTGTGGTCCCTCTGAACGGGATGATTATGCCGTGCGACGCAGTGCTGGTCAGCGGGACGTGCATCGTCAATGAAAGCATGCTGACAG GCGAAAGCGTTCCCGTCACAAAGACCAACCTGCCGAACCCTACGGAGGACCCCAAAGGGGTGGCGGACGAGGTGTACAGCCCTGAAGGGCACCGTCGCCACACCCTCTTCTGTGGCACGACCGTCATCCAGACCCGCTTCTACGCAGGCGAGCTGGTCAAAGCCGTGGTCGTCCGGACAG GCTTCAGCACTGCAAAAGGGCAGCTGGTCCGTTCCATCTTGTACCCAAAGCCAACCGATTTTAAGCTCTACCGAGATGCCTACCTGTTCTTGCTGTGCCTTGTTGGGGTGGCCGGCGTTGGGTTCCTGTACACAATTGTCATCAGCATCCTCAATAAG GTTTCCgcccacatcatcatcattgagtCCCTggacatcatcaccatcaccatcccgccGGCTCTTCCTGCCGCCATGACAGCGGGCATCGTTTATGCCCAACGGCGTCTGAAGCGGGTCGGCATCTTCTGCATCAGCCCTCAGAGGATCAACATTTGCGGGCAGCTGAACCTGGTCTGCTTCGACAAG ACAGGCACCCTCACGGAAGATGGCCTGGACCTTTGGGGGATCCAGAGAGTGGAGAAAGCCTG ctTCCTTCTCCCGGAAGGCAGTGCCTGCAGCGAGAGGCTGGTCAGGTCGCCCTTTGTGGCGTGCATGGCCACCTGCCATTCCCTGACCAAGATCGAAGGAGCGCTCTCGGGGGACCCGCTCGATCTGAAAATGTTCGAAGCCACGGGATGG ATTCTGGAAGAAGCCACAGAAGAGGAAACGGCGCTTCATAACCAGATTATGCCCACGGTCGTCCGGCCCCCTAAGCAGCTTCTTCCAGACTCCAAACCTGCGGCCGACAAAGAAATG GAGCTCTTTGAACTTCCG GCCAGTTACGAGATCGGCATCGTGCGGCAGTTCCCTTTCTCTTCGGCCTTGCAACGGATGTGCGTGGTGGCCAGAGCGCTGGGGCAAAAGCGGATGGACGCCTACGTGAAAGGGGCGCCGGAGGTGGTCGCGGGATTGTGCAAGCACGAAACAG TGCCTGTGGACTTTGAGAGGGTCTTGGAAGAATACACCAGGCAGGGCTTCCGGGTCATCGCTCTTGCTCACCGAAAGATGGAGTCCAGGCTGACCTGGCACAAAGTCCAGCACGTGGGCCG AGACGCCATTGAGGGCAACATGGATTTCCTGGGATTGATCGTCATGCAGAATAAGCTCAAGCAAGAAACCCCGGCTGTGCTCGCTGACTTGCGTAAAGCCAACATCCGCACCGTCATGGTGACAG GCGACAACATGCTGACGGCCGTCTCGGTGGCCAGGGACTGTGGGATGGTCCTGCCGCAGGACCAAGTGATCGTGGCCGAAGCGCTGCCGCCGAGGGATGGGCAGCCTGCCCGGATCAACTGGCATTACGCCAACGCTCTGGCCAAGGGCCCCGATTCCTCCCCAGCCATTGACTCGGAG GAAATTCCTATCAAACTGGCTCACGAGAGCTTAGAGGAGGTCCACGCGGCCAAGTACCATTTTGCTATGGATGGGAAGTCCTTCGCCGTGATCCAGGAGCACTTCCAGGACCTTATGCCCAAG CTCGTGTTGCATGGAACCGTTTTTGCTCGCATGGCGCCAGACCAGAAAACCCAGCTGGTGGAGGCCTTGCAGAATGTCGA TTACTACGTGGGCATGTGCGGCGACGGGGCCAACGACTGCGGG GCGCTGAAGAGGGCCCACGGCGGCATCTCCCTCTCGGAGCTGGAGGCTTCGGTGGCCTCGCCGTTCACCTCCAGGACCGCCAGCATCTCCTGTGTGCCCAGCCTGATCAG GGAGGGCCGGGCGGCATTGATCACCTCCTTCTGTGTGTTTAAATTCATGGCTTTGTACAGCATCATCCAGTACGTCAGCGTCACTCTCCTTTACTCT ATCCAGAGCAATCTGGGAGATTTCCAGTTCCTTTTCATCGACCTGGCCCTGATTCTGGTGGTCGTCTTCACCA TGAGCCTGAACCCCGCCTGGAAGGAGCTGGTGGCGCGGCGGCCCCCGTCCGGCCTCATTTCGGGGACCCTGCTCTGCTCCGTCCTTTCCCAGATCCTCATCTCCCTCGGCTTCCAGGCGCTGGGCTTCCTGTGGGTCAGGCACCAGCCCTGGTACGAGGTCTGGACGCCCCTCTCGGA CGCCTGCAGCCTCCCCAAGGCCCCCTCGGACAACGCCTCTTCTTCGCAGACCAGGAACAAGTCGGACCTCAATGAGCACAACATCCAGAACTACGAGAACACCACCGTCTTCTTCATCTCCAGCTTCCAGTACCTCATCGTGGCCGTTGCCTTCTCCAAAGGGAAGCCCTTCCGCCAGCCCTGCTATCGGAACC ATCTCTTTGTGATCTCCTTGGTGGTTCTTTATGCCTTCATGCTCCTGGTCCTGTTGCACCCAGTGGCGTCCATTGATTGGTTCCTGGAG CTGGTGTGTGTGCCCTACTCGTGGCGCCTGACGCTCCTCCTGCTGGTCGCCATCAACGCCTTTGTCTCCCTTCTGGTGGAG GCCTTCCTCCTGGACTTCCTCCTTTGGAGAGCTCTCTTCAGTGGAGACAAGCGAGGGGAACCCTGGCTAGCTGCTgtggcctcttcctcctcctcctcctcctcctcttcttcctcctcctcctctcaccgCCTGCCACAG
- the ATP13A3 gene encoding polyamine-transporting ATPase 13A3 isoform X1, protein MEKEEKVINKGEEDEMKICGYNLCRWKLALVALGALCTGGFLLLLLYWMPEWRVKATCQRAPLRGCGVVLLRTTDEFQLWFCAKVRVVLSLGRHPLQAPECMSEKMTNGCSGPLSLPTTFKENDRDLSSRGSLAHLQEIRYFTHHSVKYFWNDGTQSFGSMKGLDDEATPCSSIHGEHSIGLTKGIRDYRKLFYGVNEIAVKVPSILKLLIKEVLNPFYIFQLFSVILWSTDEYYYYAAAIVIMSLISVVSSLYTIRKQYMVLHDMVAAHSVVRVSVSRANQGVEEILSTDLVPGDVIVVPLNGMIMPCDAVLVSGTCIVNESMLTGESVPVTKTNLPNPTEDPKGVADEVYSPEGHRRHTLFCGTTVIQTRFYAGELVKAVVVRTGFSTAKGQLVRSILYPKPTDFKLYRDAYLFLLCLVGVAGVGFLYTIVISILNKVSAHIIIIESLDIITITIPPALPAAMTAGIVYAQRRLKRVGIFCISPQRINICGQLNLVCFDKTGTLTEDGLDLWGIQRVEKACFLLPEGSACSERLVRSPFVACMATCHSLTKIEGALSGDPLDLKMFEATGWILEEATEEETALHNQIMPTVVRPPKQLLPDSKPAADKEMELFELPASYEIGIVRQFPFSSALQRMCVVARALGQKRMDAYVKGAPEVVAGLCKHETVPVDFERVLEEYTRQGFRVIALAHRKMESRLTWHKVQHVGRDAIEGNMDFLGLIVMQNKLKQETPAVLADLRKANIRTVMVTGDNMLTAVSVARDCGMVLPQDQVIVAEALPPRDGQPARINWHYANALAKGPDSSPAIDSEEIPIKLAHESLEEVHAAKYHFAMDGKSFAVIQEHFQDLMPKLVLHGTVFARMAPDQKTQLVEALQNVDYYVGMCGDGANDCGALKRAHGGISLSELEASVASPFTSRTASISCVPSLIREGRAALITSFCVFKFMALYSIIQYVSVTLLYSIQSNLGDFQFLFIDLALILVVVFTMSLNPAWKELVARRPPSGLISGTLLCSVLSQILISLGFQALGFLWVRHQPWYEVWTPLSDACSLPKAPSDNASSSQTRNKSDLNEHNIQNYENTTVFFISSFQYLIVAVAFSKGKPFRQPCYRNHLFVISLVVLYAFMLLVLLHPVASIDWFLELVCVPYSWRLTLLLLVAINAFVSLLVEAFLLDFLLWRALFSGDKRGEPWLAAVASSSSSSSSSSSSSSSHRLPQETSARWRGFPLPALLGFQKKPPKARYAHLAQELLVDPTWPPKPCSTTEAKTHPPAHGNGSCQMITIT, encoded by the exons atggagaaggaggagaaagtcaTCAACAAAGGGGAAGAAGATGAGATG AAGATCTGCGGCTACAACCTCTGCCGGTGGAAGCTGGCCCTGGTGGCGCTGGGCGCACTCTGCACCGGcggtttcctcctcctcctcctctactggATGCCCGAGTGGAGGGTGAAAGCGACGTGCCAGAGGGCTCCGCTGAGGGGCTGTGGCGTGGTGCTGCTGCGGACCACG GATGAATTCCAGCTGTGGTTTTGTGCAAAGGTGCGCGTTGTGCTCTCTCTGGGACGCCACCCTTTGCAAGCTCCAGAATGCATGTCCGAGAAGATGACCAATGGCTGCAGTGGCCCCTTGAGCCTCCCAACGACCTTCAAGGAGAATGACCGAGACCTGAGCAGCAGAGGCTCCCTGGCCCACTTGCAGGAG ATTCGCTATTTCACCCACCACAGTGTGAAGTATTTCTGGAATGATGGGACCCAGAGCTTCGGCTCCATGAA GGGTCTGGATGATGAGGCCACCCCTTGCTCTTCAATTCACGGTGAACACAGCATAGGACTGACCAAAGGAATCCGGGACTACAG AAAATTATTCTATGGAGTAAATGAAATTGCCGTGAAAGTGCcttccattttaaaactgttaatTAAGGAG GTCCTCAACCCGTTCTACATTTTCCAGCTGTTTAGTGTGATCTTGTGGAGCACTGACGAGTATTATTACTACGCAGCAGCCATTGTGATCATGTCGCTCATATCGGTTGTGAGCTCTCTGTACACCATCCGGAAG CAATATATGGTGCTCCACGACATGGTGGCGGCTCACAGCGTCGTCCGGGTGTCGGTCAGCAGAGCGAACCAAG GTGTGGAGGAGATCCTCTCCACGGACCTTGTGCCCGGAGACGTCATTGTGGTCCCTCTGAACGGGATGATTATGCCGTGCGACGCAGTGCTGGTCAGCGGGACGTGCATCGTCAATGAAAGCATGCTGACAG GCGAAAGCGTTCCCGTCACAAAGACCAACCTGCCGAACCCTACGGAGGACCCCAAAGGGGTGGCGGACGAGGTGTACAGCCCTGAAGGGCACCGTCGCCACACCCTCTTCTGTGGCACGACCGTCATCCAGACCCGCTTCTACGCAGGCGAGCTGGTCAAAGCCGTGGTCGTCCGGACAG GCTTCAGCACTGCAAAAGGGCAGCTGGTCCGTTCCATCTTGTACCCAAAGCCAACCGATTTTAAGCTCTACCGAGATGCCTACCTGTTCTTGCTGTGCCTTGTTGGGGTGGCCGGCGTTGGGTTCCTGTACACAATTGTCATCAGCATCCTCAATAAG GTTTCCgcccacatcatcatcattgagtCCCTggacatcatcaccatcaccatcccgccGGCTCTTCCTGCCGCCATGACAGCGGGCATCGTTTATGCCCAACGGCGTCTGAAGCGGGTCGGCATCTTCTGCATCAGCCCTCAGAGGATCAACATTTGCGGGCAGCTGAACCTGGTCTGCTTCGACAAG ACAGGCACCCTCACGGAAGATGGCCTGGACCTTTGGGGGATCCAGAGAGTGGAGAAAGCCTG ctTCCTTCTCCCGGAAGGCAGTGCCTGCAGCGAGAGGCTGGTCAGGTCGCCCTTTGTGGCGTGCATGGCCACCTGCCATTCCCTGACCAAGATCGAAGGAGCGCTCTCGGGGGACCCGCTCGATCTGAAAATGTTCGAAGCCACGGGATGG ATTCTGGAAGAAGCCACAGAAGAGGAAACGGCGCTTCATAACCAGATTATGCCCACGGTCGTCCGGCCCCCTAAGCAGCTTCTTCCAGACTCCAAACCTGCGGCCGACAAAGAAATG GAGCTCTTTGAACTTCCG GCCAGTTACGAGATCGGCATCGTGCGGCAGTTCCCTTTCTCTTCGGCCTTGCAACGGATGTGCGTGGTGGCCAGAGCGCTGGGGCAAAAGCGGATGGACGCCTACGTGAAAGGGGCGCCGGAGGTGGTCGCGGGATTGTGCAAGCACGAAACAG TGCCTGTGGACTTTGAGAGGGTCTTGGAAGAATACACCAGGCAGGGCTTCCGGGTCATCGCTCTTGCTCACCGAAAGATGGAGTCCAGGCTGACCTGGCACAAAGTCCAGCACGTGGGCCG AGACGCCATTGAGGGCAACATGGATTTCCTGGGATTGATCGTCATGCAGAATAAGCTCAAGCAAGAAACCCCGGCTGTGCTCGCTGACTTGCGTAAAGCCAACATCCGCACCGTCATGGTGACAG GCGACAACATGCTGACGGCCGTCTCGGTGGCCAGGGACTGTGGGATGGTCCTGCCGCAGGACCAAGTGATCGTGGCCGAAGCGCTGCCGCCGAGGGATGGGCAGCCTGCCCGGATCAACTGGCATTACGCCAACGCTCTGGCCAAGGGCCCCGATTCCTCCCCAGCCATTGACTCGGAG GAAATTCCTATCAAACTGGCTCACGAGAGCTTAGAGGAGGTCCACGCGGCCAAGTACCATTTTGCTATGGATGGGAAGTCCTTCGCCGTGATCCAGGAGCACTTCCAGGACCTTATGCCCAAG CTCGTGTTGCATGGAACCGTTTTTGCTCGCATGGCGCCAGACCAGAAAACCCAGCTGGTGGAGGCCTTGCAGAATGTCGA TTACTACGTGGGCATGTGCGGCGACGGGGCCAACGACTGCGGG GCGCTGAAGAGGGCCCACGGCGGCATCTCCCTCTCGGAGCTGGAGGCTTCGGTGGCCTCGCCGTTCACCTCCAGGACCGCCAGCATCTCCTGTGTGCCCAGCCTGATCAG GGAGGGCCGGGCGGCATTGATCACCTCCTTCTGTGTGTTTAAATTCATGGCTTTGTACAGCATCATCCAGTACGTCAGCGTCACTCTCCTTTACTCT ATCCAGAGCAATCTGGGAGATTTCCAGTTCCTTTTCATCGACCTGGCCCTGATTCTGGTGGTCGTCTTCACCA TGAGCCTGAACCCCGCCTGGAAGGAGCTGGTGGCGCGGCGGCCCCCGTCCGGCCTCATTTCGGGGACCCTGCTCTGCTCCGTCCTTTCCCAGATCCTCATCTCCCTCGGCTTCCAGGCGCTGGGCTTCCTGTGGGTCAGGCACCAGCCCTGGTACGAGGTCTGGACGCCCCTCTCGGA CGCCTGCAGCCTCCCCAAGGCCCCCTCGGACAACGCCTCTTCTTCGCAGACCAGGAACAAGTCGGACCTCAATGAGCACAACATCCAGAACTACGAGAACACCACCGTCTTCTTCATCTCCAGCTTCCAGTACCTCATCGTGGCCGTTGCCTTCTCCAAAGGGAAGCCCTTCCGCCAGCCCTGCTATCGGAACC ATCTCTTTGTGATCTCCTTGGTGGTTCTTTATGCCTTCATGCTCCTGGTCCTGTTGCACCCAGTGGCGTCCATTGATTGGTTCCTGGAG CTGGTGTGTGTGCCCTACTCGTGGCGCCTGACGCTCCTCCTGCTGGTCGCCATCAACGCCTTTGTCTCCCTTCTGGTGGAG GCCTTCCTCCTGGACTTCCTCCTTTGGAGAGCTCTCTTCAGTGGAGACAAGCGAGGGGAACCCTGGCTAGCTGCTgtggcctcttcctcctcctcctcctcctcctcttcttcctcctcctcctctcaccgCCTGCCACAG
- the ATP13A3 gene encoding polyamine-transporting ATPase 13A3 isoform X2, with the protein MEKEEKVINKGEEDEMKICGYNLCRWKLALVALGALCTGGFLLLLLYWMPEWRVKATCQRAPLRGCGVVLLRTTDEFQLWFCAKVRVVLSLGRHPLQAPECMSEKMTNGCSGPLSLPTTFKENDRDLSSRGSLAHLQEIRYFTHHSVKYFWNDGTQSFGSMKGLDDEATPCSSIHGEHSIGLTKGIRDYRKLFYGVNEIAVKVPSILKLLIKEVLNPFYIFQLFSVILWSTDEYYYYAAAIVIMSLISVVSSLYTIRKQYMVLHDMVAAHSVVRVSVSRANQGVEEILSTDLVPGDVIVVPLNGMIMPCDAVLVSGTCIVNESMLTGESVPVTKTNLPNPTEDPKGVADEVYSPEGHRRHTLFCGTTVIQTRFYAGELVKAVVVRTGFSTAKGQLVRSILYPKPTDFKLYRDAYLFLLCLVGVAGVGFLYTIVISILNKVSAHIIIIESLDIITITIPPALPAAMTAGIVYAQRRLKRVGIFCISPQRINICGQLNLVCFDKTGTLTEDGLDLWGIQRVEKACFLLPEGSACSERLVRSPFVACMATCHSLTKIEGALSGDPLDLKMFEATGWILEEATEEETALHNQIMPTVVRPPKQLLPDSKPAADKEMELFELPASYEIGIVRQFPFSSALQRMCVVARALGQKRMDAYVKGAPEVVAGLCKHETVPVDFERVLEEYTRQGFRVIALAHRKMESRLTWHKVQHVGRDAIEGNMDFLGLIVMQNKLKQETPAVLADLRKANIRTVMVTGDNMLTAVSVARDCGMVLPQDQVIVAEALPPRDGQPARINWHYANALAKGPDSSPAIDSEEIPIKLAHESLEEVHAAKYHFAMDGKSFAVIQEHFQDLMPKLVLHGTVFARMAPDQKTQLVEALQNVDYYVGMCGDGANDCGALKRAHGGISLSELEASVASPFTSRTASISCVPSLIREGRAALITSFCVFKFMALYSIIQYVSVTLLYSIQSNLGDFQFLFIDLALILVVVFTMSLNPAWKELVARRPPSGLISGTLLCSVLSQILISLGFQALGFLWVRHQPWYEVWTPLSDACSLPKAPSDNASSSQTRNKSDLNEHNIQNYENTTVFFISSFQYLIVAVAFSKGKPFRQPCYRNHLFVISLVVLYAFMLLVLLHPVASIDWFLELVCVPYSWRLTLLLLVAINAFVSLLVEETSARWRGFPLPALLGFQKKPPKARYAHLAQELLVDPTWPPKPCSTTEAKTHPPAHGNGSCQMITIT; encoded by the exons atggagaaggaggagaaagtcaTCAACAAAGGGGAAGAAGATGAGATG AAGATCTGCGGCTACAACCTCTGCCGGTGGAAGCTGGCCCTGGTGGCGCTGGGCGCACTCTGCACCGGcggtttcctcctcctcctcctctactggATGCCCGAGTGGAGGGTGAAAGCGACGTGCCAGAGGGCTCCGCTGAGGGGCTGTGGCGTGGTGCTGCTGCGGACCACG GATGAATTCCAGCTGTGGTTTTGTGCAAAGGTGCGCGTTGTGCTCTCTCTGGGACGCCACCCTTTGCAAGCTCCAGAATGCATGTCCGAGAAGATGACCAATGGCTGCAGTGGCCCCTTGAGCCTCCCAACGACCTTCAAGGAGAATGACCGAGACCTGAGCAGCAGAGGCTCCCTGGCCCACTTGCAGGAG ATTCGCTATTTCACCCACCACAGTGTGAAGTATTTCTGGAATGATGGGACCCAGAGCTTCGGCTCCATGAA GGGTCTGGATGATGAGGCCACCCCTTGCTCTTCAATTCACGGTGAACACAGCATAGGACTGACCAAAGGAATCCGGGACTACAG AAAATTATTCTATGGAGTAAATGAAATTGCCGTGAAAGTGCcttccattttaaaactgttaatTAAGGAG GTCCTCAACCCGTTCTACATTTTCCAGCTGTTTAGTGTGATCTTGTGGAGCACTGACGAGTATTATTACTACGCAGCAGCCATTGTGATCATGTCGCTCATATCGGTTGTGAGCTCTCTGTACACCATCCGGAAG CAATATATGGTGCTCCACGACATGGTGGCGGCTCACAGCGTCGTCCGGGTGTCGGTCAGCAGAGCGAACCAAG GTGTGGAGGAGATCCTCTCCACGGACCTTGTGCCCGGAGACGTCATTGTGGTCCCTCTGAACGGGATGATTATGCCGTGCGACGCAGTGCTGGTCAGCGGGACGTGCATCGTCAATGAAAGCATGCTGACAG GCGAAAGCGTTCCCGTCACAAAGACCAACCTGCCGAACCCTACGGAGGACCCCAAAGGGGTGGCGGACGAGGTGTACAGCCCTGAAGGGCACCGTCGCCACACCCTCTTCTGTGGCACGACCGTCATCCAGACCCGCTTCTACGCAGGCGAGCTGGTCAAAGCCGTGGTCGTCCGGACAG GCTTCAGCACTGCAAAAGGGCAGCTGGTCCGTTCCATCTTGTACCCAAAGCCAACCGATTTTAAGCTCTACCGAGATGCCTACCTGTTCTTGCTGTGCCTTGTTGGGGTGGCCGGCGTTGGGTTCCTGTACACAATTGTCATCAGCATCCTCAATAAG GTTTCCgcccacatcatcatcattgagtCCCTggacatcatcaccatcaccatcccgccGGCTCTTCCTGCCGCCATGACAGCGGGCATCGTTTATGCCCAACGGCGTCTGAAGCGGGTCGGCATCTTCTGCATCAGCCCTCAGAGGATCAACATTTGCGGGCAGCTGAACCTGGTCTGCTTCGACAAG ACAGGCACCCTCACGGAAGATGGCCTGGACCTTTGGGGGATCCAGAGAGTGGAGAAAGCCTG ctTCCTTCTCCCGGAAGGCAGTGCCTGCAGCGAGAGGCTGGTCAGGTCGCCCTTTGTGGCGTGCATGGCCACCTGCCATTCCCTGACCAAGATCGAAGGAGCGCTCTCGGGGGACCCGCTCGATCTGAAAATGTTCGAAGCCACGGGATGG ATTCTGGAAGAAGCCACAGAAGAGGAAACGGCGCTTCATAACCAGATTATGCCCACGGTCGTCCGGCCCCCTAAGCAGCTTCTTCCAGACTCCAAACCTGCGGCCGACAAAGAAATG GAGCTCTTTGAACTTCCG GCCAGTTACGAGATCGGCATCGTGCGGCAGTTCCCTTTCTCTTCGGCCTTGCAACGGATGTGCGTGGTGGCCAGAGCGCTGGGGCAAAAGCGGATGGACGCCTACGTGAAAGGGGCGCCGGAGGTGGTCGCGGGATTGTGCAAGCACGAAACAG TGCCTGTGGACTTTGAGAGGGTCTTGGAAGAATACACCAGGCAGGGCTTCCGGGTCATCGCTCTTGCTCACCGAAAGATGGAGTCCAGGCTGACCTGGCACAAAGTCCAGCACGTGGGCCG AGACGCCATTGAGGGCAACATGGATTTCCTGGGATTGATCGTCATGCAGAATAAGCTCAAGCAAGAAACCCCGGCTGTGCTCGCTGACTTGCGTAAAGCCAACATCCGCACCGTCATGGTGACAG GCGACAACATGCTGACGGCCGTCTCGGTGGCCAGGGACTGTGGGATGGTCCTGCCGCAGGACCAAGTGATCGTGGCCGAAGCGCTGCCGCCGAGGGATGGGCAGCCTGCCCGGATCAACTGGCATTACGCCAACGCTCTGGCCAAGGGCCCCGATTCCTCCCCAGCCATTGACTCGGAG GAAATTCCTATCAAACTGGCTCACGAGAGCTTAGAGGAGGTCCACGCGGCCAAGTACCATTTTGCTATGGATGGGAAGTCCTTCGCCGTGATCCAGGAGCACTTCCAGGACCTTATGCCCAAG CTCGTGTTGCATGGAACCGTTTTTGCTCGCATGGCGCCAGACCAGAAAACCCAGCTGGTGGAGGCCTTGCAGAATGTCGA TTACTACGTGGGCATGTGCGGCGACGGGGCCAACGACTGCGGG GCGCTGAAGAGGGCCCACGGCGGCATCTCCCTCTCGGAGCTGGAGGCTTCGGTGGCCTCGCCGTTCACCTCCAGGACCGCCAGCATCTCCTGTGTGCCCAGCCTGATCAG GGAGGGCCGGGCGGCATTGATCACCTCCTTCTGTGTGTTTAAATTCATGGCTTTGTACAGCATCATCCAGTACGTCAGCGTCACTCTCCTTTACTCT ATCCAGAGCAATCTGGGAGATTTCCAGTTCCTTTTCATCGACCTGGCCCTGATTCTGGTGGTCGTCTTCACCA TGAGCCTGAACCCCGCCTGGAAGGAGCTGGTGGCGCGGCGGCCCCCGTCCGGCCTCATTTCGGGGACCCTGCTCTGCTCCGTCCTTTCCCAGATCCTCATCTCCCTCGGCTTCCAGGCGCTGGGCTTCCTGTGGGTCAGGCACCAGCCCTGGTACGAGGTCTGGACGCCCCTCTCGGA CGCCTGCAGCCTCCCCAAGGCCCCCTCGGACAACGCCTCTTCTTCGCAGACCAGGAACAAGTCGGACCTCAATGAGCACAACATCCAGAACTACGAGAACACCACCGTCTTCTTCATCTCCAGCTTCCAGTACCTCATCGTGGCCGTTGCCTTCTCCAAAGGGAAGCCCTTCCGCCAGCCCTGCTATCGGAACC ATCTCTTTGTGATCTCCTTGGTGGTTCTTTATGCCTTCATGCTCCTGGTCCTGTTGCACCCAGTGGCGTCCATTGATTGGTTCCTGGAG CTGGTGTGTGTGCCCTACTCGTGGCGCCTGACGCTCCTCCTGCTGGTCGCCATCAACGCCTTTGTCTCCCTTCTGGTGGAG